ATGCATGGATAcgctatgggccatggatctacCATCACCAACCAAGTTTCTCTGTCCAATCATTGTGAAAAGCTGTGCTACAGATTTCTAATAGAAATGATCAGAGCAACTGGATctgacaggactggacaaaagaaaaaaaaaaatgatatatagaaTTCACTGGGTGTACGGCCTATTTCAGACTGGAGGTGCCCCCAAAGCAAAGGTTACAGGTAAGCTTCCTCCTCATATAAAGCAATATACATGCAAATACATTGCGCTGATGTAAGTTCAACCCAGGACTTGGCATAGCTTCCACAGCTAAGAAAAGGTTGGGTCATTGGATCTTTAAAAGCCATAGCAACTAATGAGCAAATTATTCCTCTATCACCTCTATTCCTCTATAGGTGTACAAATAAGATGCCCCAAGTGAATCTATGTTTAATTATTTTATAGTCAATTTTTATTTAGTgaataaaaaattaatacatttgccaatatcttccgcagcgctgtacagagtatataatctTCCCACTTAACTGTCAGAGAAgttcgcaatctaatccctaccatagtcatatgtctatgtatcatactctagggcaaatttaggggaagccaattaacttatctgtatgtttttggaatgtcggAGAGCCTGGAGGAAATCCATGTAAACACGGGGAGAACAacgctgtgcagatagtgcccttgcaATGATTCGAGctggggactcagcgctgcaaggagagagtgcCAACCACTAcgccaatgtgctgcccatttttTTGTAAACTTTTAGGTGCTGAAAGGGATTTTGTAGCCAATAATAGAAAAACATGGAAGAAAACCCATGAGCAACAATTACTGGAATCAGAGCCATTGGCTCATAAACTAACATCTAACTAAATGTGAACTATATTACCAAAGATAGTACAGGAAAGTCTGTTCTTTGCCCTTTCCTCAAGAGAATTAGATATAATTATTTACTGTAATTAGCTAAAAGGAATTAACCTGCAAAAGGAGCACTAGTATGCAAGGACAGCTTTGTTACGTAACATCAACCCTGGCTGAAATatagcagtgtttacaaacagatCTGTTTTGGCAACATACACTTTCTTTTTTTAGGCTCAAGACAGAAATAAGATACACTTGCCTGAATATATTAACTGCTTACAGGCCTGTTCACACTATATGAAGAAGTGCAGAATGGTGCATATCTCTCTACACTACATCACCAATGCTGCCTGGGGACCTCCTTCACAGTGCCATTCACACTGCAGGTTGCATGCTACAATGCATAAAATTCATCTAGATGCATTTTCAATATTACTTATTTGATTACACCAACAGGAAGTGTGCCACAGCTTAATTTACACCTTCCACCTCTCACTCTCAGGAGATTTCACTTTCATACATGGGGAAGAGAAGAGATGATGCAGTTTGGTGAGAAATCTGCCAGTTATGAGACTAGCTgattccagtgattttttttttcctgtctgctGCCAAGCAAATCACAAAAATTCATATGGCAGCTTCCTCCACTAACTGCATGGAAATCTTTTTTTAGTACACAGATGGCATTACTTTGGATCAAAGGCAGGTAGGATAACTATATAGGACAATAGGAAATTGGAGACAACGAGTTGAGCCGAGCCACAGGTTATGCTattcagtgttcttcccagaaattatttccaggtgggtggcatgaaaaagtagccgggtggggcaagatgagagaatgcaaggctggtgcttctgtgcacaactctgcttacagcataggaggaagtgagctgataacagccgggtgctcaccaaaactagctgggtggagcacccggctaaaaaaaaaaaagaggctggggagaacactgctatcaGTGTGACCAGTATCAGGAGTAGCctgagcattgctatggtaacaagtGCTAATTGTGCAACACATGGTACTCTGTTGTATGCATTGTATATTAGTGGCTGCTAGTGAATCAACCCAATGAATACTAGTTATTGTCAAGTTTACTGCTTTTCCTGTCAATCAAATTGTTAAATTATAAGAAATCAAAAACACAAATTTTAATGTTTGGCAGATTTGAAGACCAGCAAACATAATCCGtccacctttaaagagacataataatagtaataataataataataataataatcctctgggggggggggggattattcccttgggagggggaaacctctggatcctaaggaggCTTTCCCATCCTTCTAAAACCTcaggaatccagcactggctcccccaaaaccaCAGCTGACCTCTGTCGCCTGTGGCGCAGGAGCAACTATCCGCTTGAGCTCCGGCGGAAGTAGCCGAGCCAGAACAGGTCAATTCTACTGCACAGGAGACcggagagctgatactgtgcctgcacaggatcgcggcaggtaaatatttaccttgccgacATTCAGGTGCTTTCAGCACTGGATCACCAAAGGCTTAGGAGCATGAGGAAGCCTCAGAacgcagaggcttccccctcccaaggtaagtatcccccagagggtttttttttcttacagattttctttaaacactactaataagctgaatactcacctcgtACCCTCGTCATGATTTCTTGCAAGATTCTTCTGATTACCAGCTTTTATAAAAACGTGGTTTGTGACAAGCGATGGGTTCCGCAGCCTCATGACAGGGGTATATGCAGGTCATTATGACTGTCACATCTGATCCCCGATGActtggaagatggatcgggggaaTGCTCTTTGGGTGGTTTCGCGgtgaggttccccgatccatcttccaacCCATGGGAACACGTGATGGCACTCAACCGGCACAAACGACAGGTAAATGGTGGTACTTTGCACAGGAGTCATCGGGGATCAGATGTGACAGTCATAATGACCTGCATATACCCCTGTCATGAGGCTACGGAAACCATCGCTTCTCACAAACCACATTTTATTAAATTTTTATAAAAGCTGGTAATCAGAAGAATCTTGCAAGAAATCATGACAAGGGTACGAGCCTTTACACTGCAAAGAATGTCTTACAGTGCAAGTAATCATACACACTGAATGAACAGGAGTCCATTTGCAGCACTAGTGTGTAGGTTATCCAGGCCTGAACCCCAATGACCCGGTTCCTTGTAATGCCTAATGACTCCCAATGTAGAGTagcattaagggctggttcagacggacgtttggaggcgtcgcgttcaggctttcagcagcgttcgcattgcgttcagaTGCGGTCGcggtttttcttcccctagagagacattacccgtcgcggttaaccgcccctggaagcaacatgtagcttccaggggctccttgaacgccagtgaaaatcgggatccgaacgccgcgtttgtgcaaacgcgcgtaaaagcttggtacaaacactcccattcacttgaatgggagcgtttaacaccaagccccgaacgctggcagtaaacgctctgcaaacgtccgtctgaaccagcccttactcagCTCTAGATAAATCTTTGCTTAACAAGGTACAAGTTGTGGAGGAGCTTTTTCTTCACAGCATGCCTGCTAAGAAGCAGCTTGTATGGACCACCACTAACAGGAagcaggatattacatcacaagtaAGCGGGTAGCCTTCTATGGGAAATTAATAGACAGCACAAAAGATCCCCAGGAAATTTGCCAGCAAGTGGCAGGTTTTCAGAATTTTTCTTGTTACCCATAGCAGTAATCTGCAGATCGACTTTCATTAGTGGCAAGTAGCTCAGACTGTAGAGATTACgtgctaagaaaaaaaacttgtATTAGAACTGACAATAATCAGGCCATATATGGGCTGTCGGCAGCATCTGTGCAGATCCCAGTTCTGATAGTGAGATGGAAATTTTAAAGGATTTATCAGCATACACCAAGATTTCCAACAATCACATTCCTTGAAACCTGTTCACATCTGTTACAACTGGCTTCCCCAGACTCGCCAACAAATGTGTGGTAGGGATACTGGATCCCTTTCAGGGACAGGGATACAAATGGTTCAGAGCACACTGAAGCATGACTCGCTAAGTAATGCTTGTACTTGAGCAGGATATCTGAGGAAGTGGAATATGATCTGCAATATATAGCTAGCATATTGCACTAACCGCTTTTGTCTGGTTTCCAGGAGAAAGCATATCTGAATTAAACAAACATGCCACAGAGgtatttatttaataatgacCAGCAATGTAATAAAGCAACCCATGGTAATCACACCAGAATTAGATCTCAGGATGACTAAGCTAAGCTCCTGAAACTAGAATCTGATTAGTTGCTATGGGTTACTATATATGATTACTATTATAGTTGACAGACAGACTTATATGAGTCAAAGTCCATTTCCTGAGAACAtccttttctagagaaaatgagaTCCAAACAAATAAAAGTGTTATAGATTGCAGTCAAGATGAGCAATTTCCACAAGAAATGTTTTGCCTATGACTCAGAGCAGCAGTCAGCACACAGGGCAGCAGATCATTAGACTGGAAAATGATGTACATCCACCCACCATCTACATTAGTCAGTGGATTCTATGGCTAGGAAACGTGCTAGGGGCGGGCACATAGGCATTGTTCAGCTATGGACAGTGCCACACTGTAGCAACAGCTCTTGTATCAATTTATTACCATATGTTATGCCATATGACAGCAGTGAGTAGTAATCATTCTACAACAATGCCAAAGGGACTGTAGAGAACGATGCTGCCTGCAAGCTATAAAAACTCCATGCCAAGTGCGATTACACCTTTTctaaaacaggaggtatttgcaaGTATTCAGTCGTAACCTTTTAAAATGATTTTGCATTTAAATAGTCCTATAACTAAGAAGCTGCTGCCACAATCCAGTTCAGGGCAATGAGTGACTACGCATAGTTTTAATGAATacccagccagctcatggtgagCCAATACTACCTGGAAGGTATGAAGTGCTTAGAGCCAGTTCACTCTAGACGGATCAAAAAACGATCCATGCAAAGAGTGATCTGTCAAAGGATCATTATTTATTGGGTACCAGTATTTGATCAGTGACCCTCCATTCTGTTAGCGTTCCATAAATGCAAAGCATCCGTCGTTCCGGAACAATTGCTCCCACCACAAACTTGTGGTCCTTTCGGCAGAACGGATCCATTCAAACGGAacaatgtgaacagatcctattaatTAACATAGGTTCCATTCACGTTCCTTTGGACCCGGTCTGCTGAACAGACCAGTTCTTATGCCATTGCGAGACAGGCctaaaagagactaaaaaaagtctctcttaaaaagcattttaagctATGCATTGTTTTATGTCCCTGAACTACCAGGCATAAATCCATAGGTGCTGGTTTAAAGCCCACCTAAAGCCAATTCCATTTCCTGGAAACGCTATAACATTACAGTTGTACATGAAGGGTATGTCAGAAGGATAGAGGAAGCTAATTACCCATGCTCCATTCTTCTGGAACCATTCTCGGTGCTCCACCTCCAGGAATTGGGTCAGCACCTCGGCCAGTGACTTGGGGGTCCCAGACTTGTGTTCTCCATGTCTCTGGACCAGGACCCCAGCGAAGACGATGAGTCCTATGATTCGGCCCCAGTTCAGTCCTCCTTCCTCTGGTAGCCGCGCTGCCACCCCCTCCAGCGTGCTCCGGGGGTCTCCGTCCAGCTGCTCGCACGACTCAAAGAACTCCCGATTCCTGCTGCGCATCTCCGCGGCCACCCTCCATAGAGTCTGCGCTACGGCGGCCGCAGGAGGCTGGCATTCCCTGCTGAGGCATCGCCTGAGGTAATCCTCCAACAGAGCAGAGGTCTCCACCGGGGAGTGATCAGACATACTAAGGAGATGGATAGACAGAGAGAGAACAGGATCACTCCATATAACTACAGGCAGGAGAAAGCCCcgcccacacgctgctgctgccccctagtGAGCGGTCTGAGGATCGCTGCCCACCCTGGTGCTCCCGCAGAAAGCCTCTGGTCACGGTCTGTCCCTCTGCCGAGTCACACGACTGCTGCTCAATGCTATTCTTTTAAAGCTTTCATAACTTCTTTCATCCCCTGCTTTTGTTCATACCGTGCCTCCCTCCCCGGCATTCCATAGGCTAGTGCTAGGCTGACAGTTCGGCCCCGCCCCTTCTCATTCATGAAACTTGCATCAGGCGCTGGCTAGAGCCGCTCCCATACAAGGTGTGACGACAGCAGCCTTCCTTCCCATCTAAGATACGATATGGCAATTCCAGGTAGAGGCCACATCCCCTTCTCTGTAGAGGTTACAATATTATCGATTCGATCCTGTACAATCAGGGAACAGGAAGTAGCGTTTCcttgctgtcactcctcccccCGGCACATGATGTCACGGAAGCTCTGGGGAACTCTTTGTGAATGTACTATTGTGCTCATTTGAGGAACACCGTGTTCCGCTCTCTGCCTGGTGTCATATCAGAAAAAGTACATGTCATGTGTGACACCGCAGGGAATGACCGCCGAGACACCAGCACGGAAAGGCCTTCTCCTGGGCATTCCTGCACGGCTCTCTGGCCCATAATCTGACCAGCGACCCTGATGGACACGCACGATTCCTACAGTCTTCGGCTGGGTTCACTAATGAAGCTTTGCAGTTCCGccgttccagtcctgtcagtttcagTTTTACTTGACAGGAATGGACCTTTACACTACACTACTcgtcaaggtgcgtacacacatgcgactatagtcgtttgtaacgatcgttccccgatctttaccaacgacgatcgttacaaaaaacgaaccaccgactattaaggcaaacgacgaaggagccaaatcgctacaaaagaaagttctgtctcggcggattttaaccaacgacgatcgtttgcaaaagtagtacatcgttggaaacggtcgttcgtactaggcttgacatgcgcatttcccaatttctccgtgaaacttctcatttttatgcgcaggcgcaatagttgctttacgtgatgtaacgttcgttctaacgatcagattgttacacaccttttaaaactaactttacttaggtctttcttttatcaattaaaagttcgttcgtcgtcctcaacgaacgatcgttgtcgcatgtgtgtacgtagcatcagcCATAGAAATATAAAACTCACAGAACTAGACAAGACTGGAACAGAATTATACACCTTTTACGTGTAAACCTACATAATGAGTAAAGTTAGAATAAACTTGTTTGTATGTACATGAAAAAAACAGCCAAGTACCCAGCCGAGCAAAAAAGGATAAGTATGCAAAATTGAAGGACTCGTTCGTGttagctttttgttatttttgacaCAATTTTTATTtacgattcccggcgcttgggtgggcattgagtttttgtgaaaagcgctcTTCTAAGCGTTTTTcccaaggtgtttttttttattcactccctgacgcaagtcaggaagtgaactctttgacctggaaaaaaataaatacaatgtatttattcttaaaaacgcaatcgccgcacaaagcaattttgtgagcgttttgcgtttttcctatacctttcattgaggcggaatcgcctcaaaactggtacaggcagcgctttgctgagcggatcggtaacaaactctctcatagagaatcattgcacaagtgctttcaggacgattttgaaaatctccagcgcttaaaaaaaaaaaatcacaaaacacctccagtgtaaacaagcccgtacaaagggttttctttattgcttttgatagaacttttttttttttttttaaatcaagatTACTCTCAATcattctttaattaaaaacaaaaatgggAAGCTAAAGTCATACTAAgctccttttccactagcaatcgctagcgtttgcactaaacgctagcgattgcgattctgcAAAGTCCTAAATTTTCCTGGCGAATGGGATCGTGATTTTTCTATGCAATGCACTacatagcaaaatcacggcaaaaaatagatccgcggtgcgatcgcgttttagtgtgtgtgtgtgtgttttgcactGCAGttcaatagagtgtgtgtgtgtgtgtgtgtgtgtgtgtgtgtgtgtgtgtgtgtgtgtgtgtgtgtgtgtgtgtgtgtgtgtgtgtgtgtgtgtgtgtgtgtgagtgtgtgtgtgagtgtgtgtgtgtgtgagtgtgtgtgtgtgtgagtgtgtgtgtgtgtgtgtgtgtgtgtgtgtgtgtgtgtgtgtgtgtgtgtgtgtgtgtgtgtgtgtgtgtgtgtgtgtgtgtgtgtgtgtgtgtgtgtgtgtgtgtgtgtgtgtgtgtgtgtgtgtgtgtgtgtgtgtgtgtgtgtgtgtttgttctgATTCATATGTGAGTGTGTGGCGGGGGATTTAATCATCTGATCAGATTCAGCTGTAAATGTGGATAGCCACCTTATGTGTGTATGCTTCATAATtcaataatttatttattgtatttataaagcgccaacatattacgcagcgctggacattagtttaggttacagacaatatttaggggtgacaaacagcaataagacaatacaggattacaagaaaaaccagatcacacagcacagtaggagtaccaggtaatgcttagtcagtcactggatgggagcatatggagttaggcaagttaggttcactcagatgcatagcatgggtgcacagaaatggaggtgcgtgatcaggtaggacacaaaaggagaaggATTGAGTAGGAATCTATCAAGAGGTAAAATTACTTATGAGCTAGATCTCTGACGCACCAAATAGCGTTTGCGggtcatttttgtttttgaaaaaaacacctccattgactcaaattaaaatcgcTGAAAAATAGAcaagattttaatgtaagtcaatggaggcTCTTTTTCAAAAACTAAAATGACCCGCAAAACACTATTTGGTGTGTCAGGGATCCTACTcatgattaaccactttacccccgcgcgtacgtatttctccgcccctttttccatcctttaaaaaccagggacggagaaacacgtactttccgcgttcccgacgctgcccgcgctcccgctcgtaaacacgccgcccgccgctcgcccagagatcaatgaacgggaaaatccattcccgtttgttgatctaagccccgcaatgatcagctgctctcctatgggcagcgcgatcattgtgagaaaaaactcacgtgtccagcctccttattcttcctccaagcttccggaaggaagcttggaggtcgcattaaaacaaaaagttactgtggccatcttgtggccaaatagtaaactacaccctacacatttttcacatacaaataaatgacttttacacataaaattaactcattacctcccacactccccattttttttttgtaataaaaaaaaattaaaaaatttacaattaaaaaaaatacataaatagttaccttagggactgaactttttaaatatttatgtcaagagggtataacacttactttataaactatgggcttgtaattagggatggaagcaaaactgaaaaaaatgcacctttatttccaaataaaatattggcgccaaacattgtgatagggacataatttaaatggttttataaccgggacaaaagggcaaatacgtttcatgggttttaattacagtagcatgcattatttaaaaactataatggccgaaaactgaaaaataattattttttttccccacatttttcctattttcccattaaaacacatttagaaaaaaataattcttggcataatgtcccacctaaagaaagcctaattggtggcgaaaaaaacaagatatagttcatttcattgcgataagtaataataaagttatagacgaatgaatggaaggagcgctgaaaggtgaaaattgctctggtgctcagggggtaaaacccctcagtggtgaagtggttacgtTTTTTCAACCTGACGGATCAAGGATTCCACACTCGATATAATTTACTTGTGGTCGATCAAATAGAATCAATATACTGTAGTGTTGAttaaaataataaatgtgcccatacactggcagatggccagcagatttgaccatcacatAGATCCCTCTACAGACTACCCGGATAGCTTATGGTGACCCTAAACCACTAGGAAgtattagggcctttttccactagcctgcgatttgcgatttgattctgatcgcaaatcgcaaggtacattaaactaatggaaactgcagcagcaatttccattagtgcgatccgattgcgatgcgattttggtcaaatcgaAATCGTCgttctgccgcgtttt
This DNA window, taken from Hyperolius riggenbachi isolate aHypRig1 chromosome 3, aHypRig1.pri, whole genome shotgun sequence, encodes the following:
- the BCL2L10 gene encoding bcl-2-like protein 10: MSDHSPVETSALLEDYLRRCLSRECQPPAAAVAQTLWRVAAEMRSRNREFFESCEQLDGDPRSTLEGVAARLPEEGGLNWGRIIGLIVFAGVLVQRHGEHKSGTPKSLAEVLTQFLEVEHREWFQKNGAWEGFYKFCNKNGADQAQDNSRFSNALMAAAGFGIAGLVFLLTVR